A stretch of DNA from Pontiella agarivorans:
GGTTTTGGCGGATCAGATACCAGCGTTTGTCTTCAGAATCGGCATTGATCAGGCTCACCGCGGCGATTGCTCCGGCATTGACCAGTGGGTTGACTGAACGCTTTTCGTAGATTTCCAGCGCAAGTTTGGAATTGAAAGGAAGGCCGGTGGGTTCGACACCGATCTTCTCTTTAAGCACTTCAGGGCTGGTCTGATTCATTACCAGTGCCGCAGTGAAGGGTTTGGAAATGGACTGAATGGAAAATTTATATTCAACGTCGCCGGCGCTGAACAGGGTGCCGTCGGGGGTGGCCAGCACAATGCCGAAGAGATTGCTCGGGGTTTCCGTCAGAATGGGAATATAGTCCGCATTTCTGCCCTCAGAGAGGTTTTTGAAGTCCGCATACGCTTTATCGACAGCGGTCTGAAGCCGCGAGGCTGTGATGCCGGAAAAACTTGGCTCTGCCAGCGTTCCGGACAAAGACAGGTTGTCATCAGCGGGTGGCTGCGGGGCTTTGCCTGCGCCAGCATAGACGCCGATACTGATGAGGCTTGAGAGAAATACAGCTGAATACGATAACGCTTGCATGACGGCTCTCCTTGTCATTTACAGATGGCTCAGTTAACGTTGGAAATCTTCCAATGGATGGAAAACTATGTCAACGATTACAGAGGAATCATGATGCTGAATAATTATTTTCAAATTGTACTGGTCGTTTCGGCGTCATGCATACTGAGCGGATGCGCAACCATCGGCCGTGAGCAGGACCGGGCCATGAATCACGCCGCGGATCACACGTTGGCGGGCATGCTGCTGGAGCATCAGGAACTGCAGTCGAAATTGTCTCTGGCGCCGGGATATCTTGTTGTCGAGCGTTCAGGCTCCGGAATTCCGATGTTTGGAAAACGGGGCAAGGGGATTATGACCGATACGAAAACGGGGGACCGTGTGGCTGTACGTTTGCTGGAGCTGGAAATTGACGGTGCCTGGGGGCTGGGTGATTACTCGGGGCTTTAC
This window harbors:
- the glsA gene encoding glutaminase A, giving the protein MQALSYSAVFLSSLISIGVYAGAGKAPQPPADDNLSLSGTLAEPSFSGITASRLQTAVDKAYADFKNLSEGRNADYIPILTETPSNLFGIVLATPDGTLFSAGDVEYKFSIQSISKPFTAALVMNQTSPEVLKEKIGVEPTGLPFNSKLALEIYEKRSVNPLVNAGAIAAVSLINADSEDKRWYLIRQNLSDFAGSELELLEKVYQSEYDTAWSNRAIANLLYSYHRLYCDPEEALRVYTKQCALGVSCENLAIMGATLANGGKNPITVKQVLQKEHVPELLAIMATAGFYDESGEWMAQAGLPAKTGVGGGIVAVVPGKFAIAAFSPRLNASGNSIKAMKAIRQISGELGLGIYGANPE